A window from Sinorhizobium fredii encodes these proteins:
- a CDS encoding TadE/TadG family type IV pilus assembly protein — MTRSFHTLRRAWRSQSGATAVEFALVCFPLLLLVLGVIEFGRAFYVRNDLSYAADFAARQVLIGQIARDAPDSEAQSKLASAVRDKFGSGDPDLLQIAVSKQTVDGIDFRVLSIRYPFRFFVPGLAETPFSLALSRRIPIG; from the coding sequence ATGACCCGATCGTTCCATACCCTTCGTCGCGCCTGGCGCAGCCAGTCCGGCGCGACGGCGGTCGAGTTCGCACTTGTCTGTTTTCCCCTGCTTCTGCTGGTCCTTGGCGTGATCGAGTTCGGCCGCGCCTTTTACGTGCGCAACGACCTGTCCTATGCCGCCGACTTTGCCGCCCGGCAGGTGCTCATAGGCCAGATCGCCCGCGATGCGCCCGACAGCGAGGCGCAGTCGAAGCTGGCGAGCGCCGTCCGCGACAAGTTCGGCAGCGGCGATCCCGATCTGCTGCAAATTGCCGTCAGCAAGCAAACGGTCGATGGCATCGATTTTCGCGTCTTGTCGATCCGCTATCCATTCCGTTTCTTCGTCCCCGGGCTGGCCGAAACTCCGTTCAGCCTCGCACTTTCGCGGCGAATTCCGATCGGCTGA
- a CDS encoding Flp family type IVb pilin, which produces MKNLLVRFVRNESGATAIEYGLIAGLIAVVIITAVRTVGTDVNTAFNAIATAL; this is translated from the coding sequence ATGAAAAATCTTCTCGTCCGCTTCGTCCGCAACGAATCCGGCGCCACGGCCATCGAATACGGCCTGATCGCAGGCCTTATCGCCGTCGTCATCATCACTGCCGTACGGACCGTCGGCACCGACGTCAACACCGCATTCAACGCCATCGCAACGGCCCTCTAA
- a CDS encoding pilus assembly protein N-terminal domain-containing protein, which yields MRVVPRQGGAGWLILALMTCTVLGAAQAAEESPPSTALEPSRQTEGVVRVIVDFARPLILARPASTLIIGNPAIAHATLSDDKTVILTGKTPGSTNLIVMDAEGGEVANIVLDVVAAGGRLVTVHGGGGRSTYSCTEHCDPVPPSDETTAPPPPNAPPLDEGGEQ from the coding sequence ATGCGAGTGGTTCCAAGGCAGGGCGGGGCCGGGTGGCTTATTCTCGCCCTGATGACCTGTACCGTCCTTGGCGCGGCGCAGGCGGCGGAAGAGAGCCCCCCGTCCACGGCCCTGGAGCCTAGCCGCCAGACCGAGGGCGTCGTCAGGGTCATTGTCGATTTTGCGAGGCCACTGATCCTCGCCCGACCGGCGAGCACGCTCATCATCGGCAATCCCGCCATCGCCCACGCGACGCTCAGCGACGACAAGACGGTCATCCTGACCGGCAAGACGCCCGGCTCGACGAACCTCATCGTCATGGACGCTGAAGGCGGCGAGGTTGCCAACATCGTTCTCGATGTAGTCGCAGCGGGCGGCCGTCTGGTCACCGTGCACGGCGGCGGCGGGCGATCGACCTATAGCTGCACGGAACATTGCGACCCGGTTCCGCCCAGCGATGAAACGACGGCACCTCCTCCGCCTAACGCTCCGCCGCTCGACGAAGGGGGCGAACAATGA